In one window of Tellurirhabdus rosea DNA:
- a CDS encoding SUMF1/EgtB/PvdO family nonheme iron enzyme encodes MLAFTAAFAACKSKRPTSVNPGKQSTATGIAYNQKEGFQVAKYKGQSAGPNLVFVEGGRFTMGALEEDVVNSRDNRERTVSIQSFYMDETEIANIHYLEYLNAVQKDSSEEFYTRALPDTNVWTHPLSYNDPYVTQYLRFPGFRYYPVVGVSWVQANDYAIWRTNAVNANLMGKDASKGQKKGFSLKRRKKGDVEGAEQAAPEAKGSQTNYALESGRILPNYRLPSEAEWEYAAKALIGTQYLDENQSNQRIYPWDGSSVRNPQRGRKQGQMLANFKRGRGDYAGIAGKSNDGAIITQEIYSYPPNDFGLYNMAGNVNEWVYDVYRPLSYQDVNDLNPLRRNGYLDEEKNYDQKNSNSLINDKARVYKGGSWSDVSYWLAPGTRRYLDQDSATATIGFRCAMIAGGRNK; translated from the coding sequence ATGCTGGCTTTCACGGCGGCCTTTGCTGCGTGTAAAAGTAAGCGCCCGACGAGCGTGAATCCGGGCAAGCAGAGTACGGCCACGGGTATTGCGTACAACCAGAAGGAAGGGTTTCAGGTAGCGAAGTACAAAGGGCAGAGCGCCGGGCCAAACCTGGTGTTTGTGGAGGGCGGCCGTTTTACGATGGGCGCTTTGGAGGAAGACGTAGTAAATTCCCGGGATAACCGCGAGCGGACGGTCAGCATCCAGTCGTTCTACATGGACGAAACCGAAATTGCCAACATTCACTACCTCGAATACCTGAACGCCGTCCAGAAGGATTCGTCGGAAGAATTTTATACCCGCGCCCTGCCAGACACCAACGTCTGGACGCACCCCCTGTCGTATAACGACCCGTACGTGACGCAGTACCTGCGCTTCCCGGGCTTCCGGTATTACCCGGTCGTCGGCGTATCGTGGGTGCAGGCGAACGACTACGCGATCTGGCGTACGAATGCCGTGAATGCGAACCTGATGGGCAAAGATGCCTCGAAAGGCCAGAAGAAAGGCTTCTCCCTGAAACGTCGTAAGAAAGGTGACGTGGAAGGTGCCGAGCAGGCTGCTCCGGAAGCGAAAGGTTCACAAACCAACTACGCTCTCGAAAGCGGTCGCATCCTGCCGAACTACCGCCTGCCGTCAGAAGCCGAATGGGAGTACGCCGCAAAAGCACTGATCGGTACGCAGTACCTCGACGAAAACCAGTCGAACCAGCGGATCTATCCGTGGGACGGGTCATCGGTACGGAACCCGCAGCGCGGTCGTAAGCAGGGCCAGATGCTGGCGAACTTCAAGCGTGGCCGCGGTGACTACGCCGGTATTGCCGGAAAATCGAACGACGGCGCGATCATCACTCAGGAAATCTATTCGTATCCCCCGAACGACTTTGGTCTGTACAACATGGCCGGAAACGTCAACGAGTGGGTGTATGACGTGTACCGCCCGCTTTCGTATCAGGACGTCAACGACCTGAACCCGCTGCGCCGGAACGGATACCTGGACGAAGAGAAGAACTACGACCAGAAGAACAGCAACTCGCTGATCAACGACAAAGCCCGCGTTTACAAAGGCGGTTCCTGGTCCGACGTTTCTTACTGGCTCGCTCCGGGAACGCGGCGTTACCTCGATCAGGATTCGGCAACGGCTACCATCGGTTTCCGCTGCGCCATGATCGCCGGAGGACGGAACAAGTAA
- a CDS encoding ComF family protein: MVVQWIRTGWPQLLDLFFPNVCLLCQTGLETGEEIVCTGCRLKLPETLLHRTPDDPFLMNRFAGKVPVAFVYAYVYFQKKGPVQKLIHALKYKQRQDVGLALGRWYGKQLKEEAGIAVESDVIVPVPLHPARYQQRGYNQADCFAQGLAEALEIPYRVDLLKRTKKTESQTRKDRMQRWENVGSVFAIEDRGAIENLRILLVDDVLTTGATLEACAEVLLQAGCQSVGILTIAAAR, encoded by the coding sequence ATGGTGGTTCAATGGATTCGTACGGGCTGGCCTCAATTGCTCGACCTGTTCTTCCCCAATGTCTGTCTCCTCTGCCAGACGGGCCTCGAAACTGGGGAAGAAATCGTCTGTACGGGCTGTCGGCTCAAGCTCCCCGAGACCCTGTTGCATCGCACTCCGGACGACCCTTTCCTCATGAACCGTTTTGCCGGAAAGGTGCCGGTCGCCTTTGTGTATGCGTATGTATATTTTCAGAAAAAAGGTCCGGTGCAGAAACTCATTCACGCCCTGAAATACAAACAGCGTCAGGATGTCGGTCTGGCGCTGGGCAGGTGGTACGGAAAGCAGTTGAAGGAAGAAGCCGGTATTGCCGTGGAGTCGGACGTCATCGTTCCGGTTCCGCTGCATCCGGCCCGGTACCAGCAGCGGGGGTACAACCAGGCGGACTGCTTTGCGCAGGGTCTGGCCGAAGCTCTCGAAATCCCCTACCGGGTTGACCTGCTCAAACGCACAAAGAAGACCGAAAGCCAGACCCGCAAGGATCGCATGCAGCGCTGGGAGAACGTGGGGTCGGTGTTTGCCATTGAAGACCGCGGGGCTATTGAAAACTTACGTATCCTTCTGGTCGACGATGTGCTCACCACGGGCGCGACGCTGGAAGCCTGTGCGGAGGTGTTGCTCCAGGCCGGCTGCCAGTCGGTCGGTATACTAACAATTGCGGCCGCCCGATAA